Proteins encoded within one genomic window of Geotalea daltonii FRC-32:
- the selB gene encoding selenocysteine-specific translation elongation factor: MKHLILGTAGHIDHGKTSLVKALTGIDTDRLKEEKARGITIELGFAHLELPEGIQFGIVDVPGHEKFVRAMVAGVGGMDLVMLVIAADEGIMPQTREHLEICQLLGVKKGLVALTKTDMVDSEWLGLVTEEVREYLSGSFLEDAPIVPVSSRTGAGLDELKGELARLALEVEEKRHDGPFRLPVDRVFTVTGFGTVVTGTLLSGEIQVGDEVELLPASRECRVRGIQAHGAKTDRGLAGQRLAVNLQGVDHDQVLRGDVVVPKNLYRPTRVVDVRLNYLSSAPRELKHRATLRLHSATYEVPAQVILLDRDTLKPGDTACAQLRLANPVLLLPGDPFVLRTYSPQATLGGGSILDPDPPRRRRRSEEAIALLEAIEAGNEADKVRMMVAASLLSGLPLNEIINRTGMSVKRIDAALAILLTSGDVLQVVREPRIFLGKAAFEGLKAKLMEELQTYLRDNPMKDGINKEELKSRIPRRSDPRFFGPILAALEKEGKAVSERDIIRLPGRKGEASIDQAGIQEKIAAALQKGAMEPPTIKELCNDCKCSEKQVLELLNLLVRDHKAVKIKGDVFYAPDPIVTIREKLTAYLKEKGEIAPPEFRELTGLSRKFMIPLLEYFDQEKLTIRVGDKRVLRKG, encoded by the coding sequence ATGAAACATCTCATTCTCGGCACTGCAGGACACATCGACCATGGCAAGACCTCGCTGGTCAAGGCTTTGACCGGCATCGACACTGACCGGCTCAAGGAAGAAAAGGCGCGTGGCATTACCATCGAGTTGGGCTTTGCCCATCTGGAACTGCCGGAAGGGATACAGTTCGGCATCGTCGACGTTCCCGGCCATGAAAAGTTCGTCAGGGCCATGGTGGCCGGAGTCGGCGGCATGGACCTGGTGATGCTGGTCATTGCCGCCGATGAGGGGATTATGCCCCAGACCAGGGAACACCTGGAAATTTGCCAGCTCCTGGGGGTGAAGAAGGGGCTGGTGGCCCTGACCAAGACTGATATGGTGGACAGCGAATGGCTTGGTCTGGTGACGGAAGAGGTGCGGGAATACCTGTCCGGCAGCTTCCTGGAAGATGCGCCCATAGTCCCGGTTTCCTCGCGCACCGGTGCAGGACTTGATGAGCTGAAGGGGGAGCTGGCACGGCTGGCACTGGAGGTGGAGGAGAAGCGGCACGATGGCCCCTTTCGCCTGCCGGTAGACCGGGTCTTCACCGTGACCGGCTTTGGAACGGTTGTCACCGGAACGCTCCTTTCCGGTGAGATCCAGGTTGGGGATGAGGTTGAATTGCTGCCGGCCAGTCGCGAATGCAGAGTCCGCGGCATCCAGGCCCATGGCGCAAAAACCGACCGTGGTCTGGCCGGGCAAAGGCTAGCCGTAAACTTGCAGGGGGTTGATCACGACCAGGTTTTGCGGGGCGATGTGGTGGTGCCCAAGAACCTGTACCGGCCGACCCGGGTCGTGGACGTACGCCTCAACTACCTGAGTTCGGCACCGAGGGAGCTGAAGCATCGTGCCACCCTGCGTCTCCATTCGGCCACCTATGAGGTGCCGGCACAGGTCATTCTTCTGGATCGGGACACGCTCAAGCCGGGAGATACCGCCTGTGCACAGCTGCGTCTTGCCAATCCGGTACTGCTTCTTCCCGGTGACCCATTCGTCCTGCGAACCTATTCACCCCAGGCTACCCTTGGGGGTGGCAGCATCCTCGATCCGGATCCACCTCGCCGTCGCCGGCGTTCCGAAGAGGCCATTGCACTCCTTGAGGCCATTGAAGCGGGCAACGAGGCGGATAAGGTCAGGATGATGGTCGCCGCCAGTCTCCTGTCAGGCCTCCCTCTCAATGAAATCATCAACCGTACCGGCATGTCGGTAAAAAGAATCGATGCAGCTCTGGCAATCCTTCTTACCTCTGGAGACGTGCTGCAGGTGGTACGCGAACCCAGGATTTTTCTCGGCAAAGCTGCCTTCGAAGGGCTGAAGGCGAAGTTGATGGAGGAACTGCAGACCTATCTCCGCGACAATCCCATGAAAGACGGCATCAACAAGGAAGAACTCAAGTCTCGCATACCCAGGCGCAGTGACCCCCGTTTTTTCGGCCCGATCCTGGCTGCCCTTGAGAAGGAAGGAAAGGCGGTCTCGGAGCGGGATATTATCAGGCTGCCGGGACGCAAGGGGGAGGCAAGCATCGATCAGGCCGGCATCCAGGAAAAGATTGCGGCTGCCCTGCAGAAGGGTGCAATGGAGCCTCCCACCATAAAAGAATTATGCAATGACTGCAAATGCTCAGAGAAACAGGTACTTGAGCTTCTAAATCTCCTGGTGCGAGATCACAAAGCGGTGAAGATCAAAGGTGATGTTTTTTACGCACCTGATCCCATTGTGACAATACGGGAAAAGCTGACTGCATATCTCAAGGAAAAGGGGGAAATCGCCCCGCCTGAGTTCAGGGAACTTACCGGCCTTTCTCGGAAATTCATGATCCCTCTTCTGGAGTATTTTGATCAGGAAAAGCTGACCATCCGTGTTGGAGATAAGCGTGTCCTGCGCAAAGGTTAG
- a CDS encoding DUF1653 domain-containing protein — MAPDKTTPITPGRYRHYKGNYYEVIGIARDSETEEPFVVYRCLYGDYSLWVRPLSRFADTVTIEGQDVPRFRRSHPF; from the coding sequence ATGGCACCTGATAAAACCACCCCGATAACGCCCGGCCGGTACCGGCACTACAAGGGCAACTATTATGAAGTGATCGGCATCGCCAGGGACAGTGAGACCGAGGAGCCTTTCGTTGTCTACCGTTGCCTCTACGGCGATTATTCCCTCTGGGTAAGGCCCCTATCCCGGTTCGCCGATACCGTCACCATTGAGGGGCAAGATGTGCCGCGTTTTCGACGCTCTCACCCTTTTTAA
- a CDS encoding response regulator, translating into MYEHHVMVVEDNPDDELLTLRALKKCNIRNVVVTRDGAEALDYLFSAVDADGLSVKVKPSFILLDLKLPKIDGLQCLLAIRADERTKDIPVIIVTSSKDDKDVNRCRTLRVKGYLNKPLDARELAETLQELGFQINLPSSIPAPAPRPSSLI; encoded by the coding sequence ATGTACGAGCATCATGTTATGGTGGTTGAAGATAATCCTGATGATGAACTCCTTACCTTGAGGGCCCTCAAGAAATGCAATATCCGTAACGTGGTAGTGACCCGTGACGGAGCAGAAGCCCTTGATTATTTATTTTCAGCTGTCGATGCCGATGGCCTTTCCGTCAAGGTGAAACCAAGCTTCATTCTGCTTGACCTCAAGCTGCCCAAGATAGATGGTCTGCAATGCCTGCTGGCAATCAGAGCTGATGAAAGGACCAAGGACATCCCTGTTATTATTGTCACCTCTTCCAAAGATGATAAGGATGTTAACCGTTGCCGGACCCTCAGGGTTAAAGGCTACCTTAACAAGCCTCTGGATGCCAGAGAACTAGCCGAAACACTGCAGGAACTGGGGTTCCAGATAAACTTGCCCAGCAGCATCCCAGCTCCGGCTCCACGGCCATCATCCCTGATCTGA
- a CDS encoding MogA/MoaB family molybdenum cofactor biosynthesis protein, with the protein MKAAVLTLSDKGARGEREDGSGPALQNWLAAHEVAIVKSAIVADEHEEIVSILKEWADSGGVDLILTTGGTGVSPRDVTPEATMAVLDRVIPGFGEVMRARSLEKTPHAMISRAIAGIRGRSLIINLPGSPKGAVENIEAVWPAVPHAVEKIQGSTRDCAAPPR; encoded by the coding sequence ATGAAGGCGGCAGTTTTGACTTTAAGCGACAAGGGCGCCCGCGGAGAACGTGAAGACGGCAGTGGGCCGGCGCTGCAGAACTGGTTGGCGGCACATGAGGTAGCCATTGTTAAAAGCGCCATTGTTGCCGATGAGCATGAAGAAATTGTGTCCATATTGAAGGAATGGGCGGACAGCGGTGGGGTTGACCTGATTCTGACCACAGGAGGAACAGGCGTTTCGCCACGGGATGTGACTCCCGAAGCAACCATGGCTGTTTTGGACCGTGTCATACCCGGTTTTGGTGAGGTAATGCGGGCAAGAAGCCTGGAAAAGACGCCGCATGCCATGATTTCGCGAGCCATAGCCGGCATCCGGGGCAGGAGCCTGATCATCAATCTGCCCGGCAGCCCGAAAGGGGCTGTGGAGAATATTGAAGCTGTTTGGCCGGCGGTACCGCATGCTGTGGAAAAAATCCAGGGTAGTACCAGGGATTGCGCCGCCCCCCCCAGGTGA
- a CDS encoding SPFH domain-containing protein has protein sequence MTLWEKAKAEFIDIIEWIDDSSDTMVWRFPRYENEIKYGAQLVVRQAQAAVFVDRGEIADVFTPGQYRLETQNLPVLSTLRGWKYGFQSPFKAEVYFVNVRSFTNLKWGTKNPVMLRDPEFGPVRLRAYGTYVVRASDPAKFIREIVGTSGHFTLNDVSDQLRNLIVTRFSDMLGEHRIPVLDLAARYNELSLYLTEKVAPEFNEYGLEVTKLLVENISLPPEVEEALDKKSSMGIIGNLDDFTRFQTANAMEAAAQNPGGDASAGIGMGMGFAMANQMGKAVAAPQAAAQTVPPPLPEAESCKYYVGKNGKQAGPFDGDAIIAYIRKGSITRETLMWKEGMDKWQPAELFPEFAGEMKATPPPLFE, from the coding sequence ATGACATTGTGGGAAAAAGCCAAAGCAGAATTCATCGACATCATTGAGTGGATTGACGATTCGAGCGACACCATGGTCTGGCGGTTCCCTCGCTATGAGAACGAGATCAAGTATGGGGCTCAGCTGGTGGTCAGGCAGGCCCAGGCGGCGGTCTTCGTCGACAGGGGAGAGATTGCCGATGTATTTACGCCTGGACAGTACCGGCTGGAAACGCAAAACCTACCCGTGCTGAGCACCCTGAGGGGCTGGAAATACGGCTTCCAAAGCCCGTTCAAGGCCGAAGTTTATTTCGTCAACGTCAGAAGCTTTACCAACCTGAAATGGGGCACCAAAAACCCGGTCATGCTCCGGGACCCTGAATTCGGCCCGGTACGCCTCAGGGCCTACGGCACCTACGTGGTTCGGGCCAGCGATCCGGCAAAATTCATCAGGGAGATTGTCGGCACCAGCGGGCATTTCACCCTCAACGATGTATCGGACCAGCTGCGAAACCTTATCGTGACAAGATTCTCGGACATGCTTGGCGAGCACCGCATACCCGTTCTTGATCTGGCCGCCAGATACAATGAACTCTCACTTTATCTCACGGAAAAGGTTGCTCCCGAATTCAATGAATACGGGCTGGAAGTGACCAAGCTCCTGGTGGAGAACATTTCCCTGCCGCCAGAGGTTGAGGAGGCGCTGGATAAAAAGAGCAGCATGGGCATCATCGGCAACCTGGACGACTTTACCCGCTTCCAGACCGCCAACGCCATGGAGGCCGCGGCACAAAACCCGGGGGGCGATGCCTCGGCAGGCATAGGTATGGGCATGGGCTTTGCCATGGCCAACCAGATGGGAAAAGCGGTCGCCGCTCCCCAGGCAGCGGCGCAGACTGTCCCGCCCCCCCTTCCTGAAGCAGAGAGCTGCAAGTACTACGTAGGAAAAAATGGTAAGCAGGCCGGGCCATTCGATGGGGATGCCATCATCGCCTACATAAGAAAGGGCTCCATCACCAGGGAAACCCTGATGTGGAAAGAGGGGATGGACAAGTGGCAACCAGCTGAATTATTTCCCGAGTTTGCCGGCGAAATGAAAGCAACCCCGCCACCTCTGTTCGAATAA
- a CDS encoding uracil-DNA glycosylase family protein, which yields MNLLSISETLAEKLDRLEFSRPVAHVYNPLRYAWRPHREYLNRYGGTGKKAVLVGMNPGPWGMTQTGVPFGEVAVVRDWLRIADPVERPGLEHPKKPVQGLNCPRSEVSGKRLWGMIRERFETPAQFFKDYLVLNYCPLLFLDAQGTNLTPDKLPSVERHALEDACNGAFRHMIEYLKPEFVVGVGNFAAIQAETALQGLPVNVTKILHPSPSSPAANRGWSEVALRQLSEAGIGFQP from the coding sequence ATGAATCTTTTAAGCATAAGCGAAACTCTGGCAGAAAAGCTTGACCGGCTGGAATTCTCCCGTCCGGTTGCCCATGTGTACAACCCGTTGCGTTATGCCTGGCGGCCACACCGGGAGTACCTGAACCGCTATGGAGGAACAGGGAAGAAAGCGGTGCTGGTCGGGATGAATCCCGGGCCGTGGGGCATGACCCAGACCGGTGTGCCGTTTGGCGAGGTGGCGGTGGTGCGGGACTGGCTGAGAATAGCCGATCCTGTAGAAAGGCCAGGTCTTGAACACCCCAAAAAGCCGGTCCAGGGTCTGAACTGCCCCCGCAGTGAGGTGAGCGGCAAGCGTCTATGGGGCATGATCCGTGAGCGCTTTGAGACACCTGCACAGTTTTTCAAGGATTACCTGGTCCTTAACTATTGTCCGCTGCTCTTTCTCGATGCCCAGGGGACCAACCTGACCCCGGACAAGCTTCCGAGTGTGGAACGTCATGCGCTTGAGGATGCCTGCAACGGGGCATTTCGTCATATGATCGAATATCTCAAACCTGAATTTGTTGTAGGGGTTGGTAATTTTGCTGCAATTCAGGCAGAAACCGCTTTACAGGGGCTGCCGGTAAACGTAACCAAGATCCTCCACCCAAGCCCCTCCAGTCCGGCTGCGAACCGGGGATGGAGTGAGGTTGCACTACGGCAGCTGTCTGAAGCGGGGATTGGATTCCAGCCGTAG
- a CDS encoding zf-TFIIB domain-containing protein, whose protein sequence is MANCSNCSAPLLSGSIKCEYCGSRNDIDLKGINYYTTNEPDSERICPRCNIRLKTIDLKVEGKFLVERCDECLGLFFDPGELEALLQATVTNVFAIDRSRLNAINATRRAENYAITYLKCPICSTMMNRVNFGAKSGVVVDICKDHGVWLDGGELRHLAEWMKAGGKLLDQERQEERKRQEAEAQLELLKQRSKSSTGGEFSEYGGFRNYDGNDTDDLFELLKKAVIFFTR, encoded by the coding sequence ATGGCCAACTGTTCCAACTGCTCTGCACCACTGCTGTCAGGTTCGATCAAATGCGAATACTGCGGTAGCCGCAACGATATCGATCTCAAAGGCATCAATTACTACACGACCAACGAGCCCGATTCGGAACGGATCTGTCCGCGATGCAACATAAGGCTCAAGACCATTGACCTGAAGGTCGAAGGGAAATTCCTCGTCGAAAGATGTGATGAGTGCCTGGGGCTGTTCTTTGATCCGGGGGAACTGGAAGCGCTTCTCCAGGCAACGGTGACCAATGTCTTTGCCATCGACCGAAGCAGGCTGAATGCCATCAATGCAACCAGAAGAGCCGAAAACTACGCCATCACCTACCTCAAGTGCCCCATCTGCAGCACAATGATGAACCGGGTCAACTTCGGCGCCAAGAGCGGAGTCGTCGTCGATATCTGCAAAGACCACGGCGTCTGGCTCGACGGCGGGGAGCTGCGGCATCTGGCCGAATGGATGAAGGCCGGCGGCAAACTGCTCGACCAGGAGCGTCAGGAAGAGCGGAAAAGGCAAGAGGCTGAAGCCCAGCTGGAACTGCTGAAGCAACGTTCCAAATCGTCGACCGGCGGAGAATTCAGCGAGTATGGCGGCTTCAGAAACTATGATGGCAATGATACTGATGATCTTTTCGAGCTGCTGAAAAAAGCTGTTATCTTCTTTACCAGGTAG
- a CDS encoding methyl-accepting chemotaxis protein encodes MARNLRFGSSFIRFSLFCGFVASLSGIYISMKMDRSASASHIYAILAGVAFSVNALVALTVFLMLAARKMVKRVHIIADAMNRGADGDLTARVQVDSGDELGILGSSFNVMLQNLSGMAGRVKITIHELSRMAVDIKEVSRRGVTVAEVQSQGVKGTTIAVQEINQSINDVAQGVESLSRSSAENASSILEMSASIEEVAKHVEALFEAVEEVSSSIIEMASAEKEIGRSVNSLMSDSTTTAKLVTEMGDSIKQVERNALNTAAISEEVRNDAESGRASVEATISGIEEIRRASRTSFESIENLAMRAGNIGKIIQVIDEIAEQTNLLALNASIIAAQAGEHGKGFAVVAGEIKELAQRTGNSTREITDIIKGVQEETQRAVKAFNLAEQRIGEGEKLSQRSGEMLEKIVSGAQMATEQVNQIARTTVEQSQGSQEISGAMDRVADMVKQIAKATREQGKGSELIMSAAERMKTLTSQVKSSSQEQSSSSSLIVRSTEGISSMIENIKKACGMQAESSCRIVQAIEDIAESTKTTVDATRVMDGVAAGLSQQIGVLSKEMSIFKIESGK; translated from the coding sequence ATGGCTAGAAATCTCAGGTTCGGCTCCAGCTTTATCCGTTTTTCACTATTTTGCGGTTTTGTCGCTTCTTTGTCCGGTATTTACATCAGCATGAAGATGGATCGGTCAGCTTCAGCTTCTCATATATATGCCATTCTTGCCGGCGTTGCTTTCTCCGTGAATGCCCTGGTTGCTCTGACTGTGTTCCTGATGCTGGCCGCCCGAAAAATGGTCAAAAGGGTACATATTATAGCCGATGCCATGAACCGTGGGGCAGACGGGGACCTGACCGCCAGGGTGCAGGTGGATTCAGGGGACGAGCTCGGAATTCTCGGCAGCAGCTTCAATGTCATGCTGCAAAATCTGTCGGGGATGGCTGGAAGGGTTAAGATTACCATCCACGAACTGAGCAGGATGGCTGTGGACATCAAGGAAGTTTCCAGGCGTGGGGTCACCGTCGCCGAAGTTCAGTCCCAAGGGGTCAAAGGGACGACCATTGCCGTCCAGGAGATTAATCAATCCATAAATGACGTTGCCCAGGGAGTGGAAAGCCTTTCCAGATCCTCGGCGGAAAATGCGTCATCCATCCTGGAGATGTCGGCCAGCATCGAAGAGGTGGCAAAGCATGTCGAGGCCCTTTTTGAGGCAGTCGAAGAGGTAAGCAGTTCCATCATAGAAATGGCATCTGCTGAGAAGGAGATTGGTCGCAGCGTCAACAGCCTCATGTCCGATTCCACGACTACGGCCAAGCTGGTGACGGAAATGGGAGACTCCATCAAGCAGGTGGAGAGGAATGCCCTGAATACAGCAGCCATTTCCGAAGAGGTGCGAAACGATGCCGAATCGGGGCGTGCTTCGGTGGAGGCGACCATTTCCGGAATCGAAGAAATCCGCCGCGCTTCCCGGACCTCCTTTGAATCCATAGAGAATCTAGCAATGCGGGCGGGCAACATCGGCAAAATTATCCAGGTGATAGACGAAATCGCCGAACAGACCAACCTGCTGGCTCTCAATGCTTCGATCATCGCTGCCCAGGCCGGCGAGCACGGCAAGGGATTTGCCGTCGTTGCCGGAGAGATAAAAGAACTTGCCCAGCGTACCGGCAATTCCACCAGGGAAATCACGGATATCATCAAAGGGGTCCAGGAAGAGACCCAGCGGGCTGTAAAGGCATTCAACCTTGCTGAGCAGCGCATCGGTGAAGGTGAGAAGCTTTCCCAGCGTTCTGGGGAAATGCTGGAAAAAATCGTCTCCGGAGCCCAGATGGCTACGGAACAGGTAAACCAGATCGCCCGGACGACGGTGGAACAGTCCCAGGGGAGCCAAGAAATCAGCGGGGCAATGGACCGGGTTGCCGACATGGTCAAGCAGATTGCCAAGGCCACCAGGGAACAGGGCAAGGGGAGCGAGCTGATCATGTCTGCCGCAGAGCGCATGAAAACCCTGACCAGCCAGGTTAAATCATCCTCTCAGGAACAAAGCAGCTCAAGTAGCCTTATTGTCCGCTCGACTGAGGGTATCTCCTCTATGATAGAAAACATCAAAAAAGCATGCGGAATGCAGGCGGAAAGCAGTTGTCGTATCGTTCAGGCAATTGAAGATATCGCCGAGTCCACGAAAACGACAGTGGATGCCACCAGAGTAATGGATGGCGTTGCTGCGGGTCTTTCCCAGCAGATAGGGGTCCTGAGCAAGGAAATGTCGATCTTTAAAATAGAATCGGGAAAATAA
- a CDS encoding PHP domain-containing protein — protein MIIELHCHTKEHSPCSRVPAMELAAAVRHRGSDGLVITDHHYMWPTEELAELKRENRLPGNFMILSGQEVLTADFGDVLVYGAARSIPHGMSLAALRKNHPHVALVWAHPYRYGHLPTAVELMNTDFDAIEIVNPHHSEEENYRAVSDWQRWKYRASSGSDIHRIDFSEFYPVQFDCQIGRIEELVACIKAGRISPRIGKYAEH, from the coding sequence ATGATAATTGAGCTTCATTGTCACACGAAGGAACATTCCCCCTGCAGCAGGGTACCAGCCATGGAGCTTGCTGCCGCTGTCAGGCACAGGGGGAGCGACGGCCTGGTCATCACCGACCACCATTATATGTGGCCGACAGAGGAACTTGCAGAATTGAAAAGAGAAAACCGCTTGCCTGGCAACTTCATGATCCTGTCAGGCCAGGAGGTACTTACAGCCGATTTTGGTGACGTGCTCGTTTATGGAGCTGCCAGATCCATCCCCCATGGCATGTCCCTTGCCGCACTGAGGAAAAATCATCCCCATGTGGCACTGGTCTGGGCCCATCCTTACCGTTACGGCCATCTTCCAACCGCTGTGGAGCTTATGAATACAGATTTTGACGCCATAGAAATTGTCAATCCTCACCACAGCGAAGAGGAAAATTACCGAGCCGTTTCGGACTGGCAGCGGTGGAAATACCGGGCCAGCAGCGGTTCCGATATTCACAGAATCGACTTCAGCGAATTCTATCCGGTACAGTTTGACTGCCAGATAGGAAGGATCGAAGAGTTGGTAGCCTGCATAAAAGCAGGCCGAATTTCTCCCCGGATCGGCAAATACGCTGAACACTGA